DNA sequence from the Molothrus aeneus isolate 106 chromosome 24, BPBGC_Maene_1.0, whole genome shotgun sequence genome:
GAGTGCCACGTCAGTGCAGGATTGTCCCATCCTGTTCCCATCATTTTTCCAAAGTGGTGACCAAGGCACCCAAAGCTGACAGAGAGAAAAGTGGTACCACCCTGGTGCAGGGCTGTCCCTATGTATCCAGTAAGAACATCCCAGTTATTGTCCCCAGTAAGTAACTGGGATCCCTGGAGCTGCCTAGGGAAGGTGGGTGCCatctcagcacagagctgtcctctcctctctccaccATTGTCCCCAAGAGGTGGTTACCAGGTCATCCcaagctgcagggaggggaatgTGGTACCACTCTagtgcagggctgtcccctctTGTCCCCATCACTGGCCTCAAGGGGTAATCAGGGCACATCAAGCTGACAGAGGGGGAGGTGGGTGCCACCCCTGTACAGGGCTGTTGCCTTCTCTCCCCAGCCTGCCTCAGTTGCCCAGAGGGCACTGAGCCAGTGCTGGGCTTGGAGTACAAGTGGTGGAACGTGCTGCCCCCCAACATGGAGACCACTGTGCTCAGCGGCATCAACTTTGAGTACAAGGGCATTGCAGGTAGTGGCAGAGGgctgtcccttccctgtcccttgCCGGGGCACTGACAGGGACATCTCTGAGTGTCACTGCacccctgcaggctgggaggtAGCTGGGGACTACATTTacacagcagctggagcctctgACAGCGACTTCATGATCCTCACGCTGGTGGTCCCTGGCTTCAGGTGAGGTGGGGGCCACCACCAGGGAGCAGGGGGGACACGGCCATGGAGCAGAGCTAGCAgtgtccccacgctgtccccagccctccaAGCCCAGTGCTGGAggacacagagagcagagaggtgGCCAGGATCACCTTCGTTTTCGAGACGCTGTGCAGCGTTGGCTGTGAGCTCTACTTTATGGTGGTGAGTGGGGAGACACAGCAGTTTGGGGGGGCACAGTGAATTTGGATGGTGCCACCTCCCCCATCCCCACAGGGTGTCAACTCACACACCAACACTCCGGTGGAGACATGGACAGGCTCCACAGGGAAACAATCCTACACCTACCTGGTGGAGAAGAACGCAACCATGAGCTTCACTTGGGCCTTCCAGCGCACCCCCTACCACGAGGCGGTGAGGGACAGGGGACCCTCTTTGAGAGGGCTGGAGGGTCCCCACTTTGGAGGGTCTGGTGGGGGGTGACGGGCAGATGGTGATGGTGCTCTCGGTGCCAGGGCCGGCGGTTCACCAGTGATGTGGCCAAGCTGTACAGCATCAACGTCACCAATGTGCAGGGGGGGGTGGCCTCCTTCTGCCGCCGCTGTGCCCCGCAGCCCACTGGGTCCTGTGCCCCGTGTTCCCCTGGCAGTACTGTGGACCCCAGCTCGGGcatctgccagccctgcccgtcTGGCACCTACCTGCGGGGCCACCCCTCCGACGGGACGCCCACCTGCCACCCCTGTggccctggcacacacagcaaCCAGGTGactggggatggcagggggTCCAAGTGTCCATATGTGTCCCCATGGGTGATGCCAATGGGCCCCAGAGGAGTGACACCAGCCTCCCCCAGAGCCAGGATGTCCCAGATGGTGACACTGGCTAGCACCAGGAGGGTGACACCATCACGGGTGGGTGACACGAGCCTCCCCCAGTCATCCTGGGTGCATGACATTGTGTCCCCATGGAGCTGACACCAGCACCTTACAGCCATTCTGGGTGGGTGACAGGATGGGTGGCAGTGTGGGTGACTGTCTGACCCAGAGTGGGTGATGCCTGCCCTCCTTGGCCACCTccagggaggtgacaccagCCCTGTGGCAATCCTGGGTGGATGGCAAGGTGGGTGACAATGTCTAATCCTGGGTGGGTAACGCCAgtcccccagctgtccccagagaGATGAcaccagcccctcccagccacCCCAGATGGGTGACAGTATCTGACAGTGGTGGGTGGCAGTGGGTGACCCTGGTGGGTGCCACTATGGCCCTGCTGTCTCTCAGGGGTGGTGCCAGCTCTCCAGAGTCTCCCACAAGGGTGTCCCCAGTGGGTGGCATGGccatccctgagctccctgtccctgttcccagctgCGATCGCTATGCTACAACAactgcagcctggcactggcactgccaggccGGATGCTGCACTTCGAGTTCCCGTCGCTGGGCCAAGGTGCCGGGGTGGGCACTGGGCCCAGCTTCACCCCCAAAGGGCTGCGCTACAGCCATCACTTCCGCCTTAGCCTCTGTGGGCACCAGGTGAGAGCTGTGTGGGAAAACACACGTGCACACATGGGAACACACCCAGGGGGTGGGCACAGGCACACAAGTGCAAACACAGGCACGTGGGTGGGCACTCAGGACAGTAGGCACACATGGGCAGGAGGCCATGGAAACATGCATGCAGACATGGGAACACACCTGGGAAGGCACACAAGGGCACACACAGGAGGGCAGAGGATCATGCATGAATGTATGGGAACACAACTGGGCTCATGGGTGGGTAGTCATAGGTACACAAGTGCAAACACGAGCACACAGGTGGGCGTACAAGTGGGTGGGCACAAGCACAAGCGCAAAGATGGGCACAATGGGTGAGTACTCAGGAGGGTAGGCACAGGAACACAGGTAGGAGGGCTCACAAATACATGTGCACACATGGGCATCTGGATGGGCGAACAcgggcacacacctgggcccACAGATGGGACGGGGCATGCAGGTGggcagacacagacacacacgtGCATATGTGCTCGTAGTCATGCAAACACAAGGATGTGTATGCAAACACACATTCCCACATGCAGGTGTGCAAATACAGGTGTACATACTGTCACACCTGCACTTACACACCCACCCACTTGTGCAGTCACTTGTGCACAGTCACAGAAACACACCTGCAAAGTTGTGCAGACACATGTGAATACTCGTGTAAACACATATGGACACTTGTGCAGCCACACCTGTATACCTATGGCTCTGCACACACAAGTGCCAGTCCCTTGTACACACAGTCTCACTCCACACATGTGTGTCGTGTATGTCCCCACAGGGCAGGAAAATGGCCTCATGCGCTGACAATGTGACAGCCGGTCTGGGGGGCCCTGCCCGTGTGGTCACCTCTTATGTGTGCCAGGCCATTCTGGTGCCCCCTGATGTCACCGGTGCCCGTGCAGCTGTGTCTTCTCAGCCTGTCAGCTTGGGTGACCACTTGCTgggtgagcagggagggagggggacacCCTGGGGCACTGGGACACCCCAAGATCACTGAGACACATGGGCAGGACAGACACTGGAACATCTTGGTGGCACTGGCACACCAACACTGGGACTCCTCAGGGGGACTGGGACAACCTTGCGGCACTGAGAGTGGGACACCTTGTTGAGACTAGGACACCCTGGCGGCACAGGAACCAGGACATCCCAGTGGCACTGAGAGTAGGATACCCTGGTGGGATTGGAACACTCTGCTGGGACTAGGACACTGGCACTAGGAcatttcagcagcactgggatACCTTGatgccatggggacaccccaatGGGACTGAAATACACCCGGATGGGACTGGGACACTACAGAGCACCTTGTTTGGGATTGGGACATTGTCACTGGTGTATGTCACCAACAACCCCAGTGGGACTGGGACACCATGATGTGACTTGAGACACGCTGGTGGGACTGGGACACTGACACCGGGACACCCTGTTGGGATTGGGATagcctggtggcactgggacacccTAGTAAGACTGGGACCCTCTGGTGGCACTAGGACACTGGGACTGGAACACACCCCAGTGGGACTGGAGACacccctctctccctgcaggtGTCACCACCAGCTCCGTGCTGGACGGCATCGTGTCTCCCCCAGAGCTCTTCCCCCCCAGCCACCCTGACCTGCCTGACATCATCTTCTTCTTCAGGTGCAGGCAGGTGACAGGGGGTTGACAATCACACTGTACTCCCACTGTCCTCCTGACCTCCCATGTCCTCTGGCAGGTCCAACGAcatgacacagccctgcagtggtGGCCGGGCCACCACCATCCGCCTACGCTGTGACCCCCTGCGTGTCGGCACTGGcaccctggctgtccccaggtggggaggggacacggggaacCCCGAGGGGGGTTTTGGGTGACCCAAGCATCTCCTGCTGTCAGGGTTGGGCATATATCCCTGGGGTGCTTTGCTTTGGAGACACCATAGTCACAGTGTCAGTGTCCCTCACTTTGAGGTGTCACCCCGGCTGTTCCCAGGTGGGGGGGGCGTGGGGGgggtgggacactggggacaccaagggGGGCTTAGGGGACTCCCAAAGTGACccaaacagctcctgctgtcacGGGTGGGCATGTCCCTGAGGTGCTTTGTTTGGGGACGACAGTGACATGGTGTCAGATTCCCTCACCCTGAGGTGTCATCCTGGCTGTGTCACCGGCGCCCTGCGTGTATTCAGGTTGGCAGTGAAAGAAAGGAGTCCTCGGGGGAGGTTTGGGAACCTTCAAGATCCCCTGCTGTCATCGGTAGATACTTCTTTGGAGTGCTTCACTTTGGGGATACTGCTGTCATGCTGTCCCGACCCTGGGGTGTCACCTTAGCTGTAATCCCCACTTTGGAGTGTCACCGTCACCTGAGCCCCCCCTTTTTGTCCCTCCCCAGCAAATGCCCCGAGGGCACCTGCGACGGCTGCACCTTCCATTTCCTGTGGGTGACGGCCGAGGGATGTCCccgctgctccagctctcacCGCCGCCCCATCGTCGGCGCCTGTATCGGCGGCGTTCAGGTACCGCCCCGTGCCCCGGACTGGGCTGCGGCTCCTGCGGCCCCTgatcccccttttccccccatcaGAAAACCACCTACGTGTGGCGGGAGCCCCGGCTGTGCCACGGCGGAGACGCCCTGCCGCCGCAGGTGATCCAGGCGTGCCGGAGCGTGGATTTTTGGCTAAAAGTGGGAATTTCCACTGGGACGTGCGTGGCCGTTTTGCTGGCCGCGCTCGCCGCTTATTTCTGGAAAAAGACTCAAAAGTGAGCAATTGGCAGCGGGATTTGGGGACACGGGGGCTAGCACTGTCACGGGGGGGTGATGGTACCGCCTGCTTTCCCAGGTTGGAATACAAGTATTCCAAGCTGGTGATGGACGCGGCGGCCCGGGAGACCGACGCGACGTCGCCCGATAGCTGCGCCATCATGGAGGGGGAGGACGCGGAGGACGAGCTGCTCTTTGCCACCGAAATGTCACTTTTTGGAAAACTTAAAGCCCTGACGGCCAAGGTGAGTGGTGGGGTGGGTAGCGGGGGTGGAAACAACCCTGGAGTAGCCACCGGACAAGCCGTGGTGGAGGTGGGATTTGAGGATGGTCCATGTCTCAATTCCCCACCCCGGGGGGGCTCCGTGTCTCAGTTTCCCTACTCCAAGGGgggctctgtgcctcagttccCCACCCCGAGGGGCTCCGGGCCTCAGTTTCCCTACCCCACAGCGGATGCCGGATGGATTCGACTCGGTCCCGCTCAAGACCTCATCCAGCAGCACCGATCGGGAGCTGTAAGAGGACGGGGGGCACCCTCGCATCTCGCAGCCCTCCCAGGAGCTGTGACGGGCCAGAGGGGCACCCATGGACACCCCGGCCCCGGACAGCTGTGAAGGGAAGGGGGGGTACCCACGGCCCATCCCCCAACGTGGCCTTAGGGACCCGCTTCGGACCGGAGCCTCGTTACGGCTTTTGTACGTGTGTCCCCACCCGTGCCCCCCACCGTGTCCTCCCCATCCCAAGCACCTAAAAATGCCAAATACAGGAGTGGGGTTTGTATAAGGGCTCCATGTGTGTGGGCACACGGGGGCGGGGGGGTTTTGTATAAGGGCTCCATGTGTGTGGGCACACGGGGGCGGGGGGACACGCCTAGGGGATGCGGGGAGTTGAGCGTGGGCTCCAAAAATGGGTGGGGTGAGGATGTGGGGGTGTCCGCAGGGTGTCACACGCGTGGGAGTGGGTGCCTAGGGATGGAGTGAGGGAGCAGCGGAACTTTGACTTCTATCTGCACGGCCCCTCATGGGGGAACTGCTGTAGGGTCCCCCACATGGGTGGAGGCACCAGAACCCCGCCGGGATCCCcaaggaggggacagtggggtgaCATGGGGTGACGTGGATGGCCACAGTCGTGCCATGGGGTGCTGTAGAGGGGCATAGGTTGGCTCTTGGGAGCCCCATGAGCAGAGGGGTGCGAGGTGTCCTCGGGTAGGAGATCCGCAGAGCCCACCAGTATGCCTGGGATGTGGCTGAGGAACCCCAGGAATCCGCGGGGTGCGAGGGCCAAGACCCCTctggcgggggggggggctcAAGGATGCTCGGACCGCTCGGGCCCCTCCAGACCCCGCCATATCCTCCCCAAACCCTCTCAACACTTCCCGATACCCCCGTCGTGCCGCTCTGCCTGGGCCTCCCGGCCCGCCGGAAGCCCCTCGCGGCGGTCGGGGCTGCTTGGCCCCCGACGCTCCCCGTCGCTGCCGCTCCGTGCCCCGCCCGCCCTGCTGCGCCGCCTCCAGGCCACCAAGAGGCGCTGCTGCGCCCCCGCCCGCATGGTCGAGGCCACGCCCCTTCCGCGCACGCGCGCGGACCAGCTGTCCCCGCCGGCGCTCCCGGTGCCACCGTCGCCATCACCGGTCATGGTGCTGGACCTGGACTTGTTCCGCGCCGACAAGGGCGGAGACCCCGCCATGGTGCGGGACATGCAGCGCAAGCGCTTCAAGGACCCCGGGCTGGTGGATGCGCTGGTGCGAGCGGACGGCGCCTGGAGGAGGTGTACGTGGGGGCGGGTGGGTGACTGGAGGCAACCTCCGGGCTGGGGGACCCCCTTGTCACACACGGGCATATCTCCCCTTCCCGGTGCCTTTCCGTCCACCCCGTCAGCCTGGTGACCGGTCCGCAGGTGATAGGAACTCCCCACCATGGCCCCTCCTCGGGGATGGAGGATCCCCGATGAGATGGGGTGACCTTTCGGGAAGTCTTTCCCATCCTCCCCAGCTGTTTGTCTATTCATCCCCAACCCTCGGGGATCACCTCGGTGGATCACTGCCCTCTGGGACTGGATCCTGTGGGTAGGTCACAGCAGAGACCGAGGGCCTGTCCCTGGGTGGATCCCCCTCGTCCCTAATTCCAGGGGTTGAGGTGGGAGAAGTTCTCCCACTAGACCCGCCGTCTCTCCTCCCAGGCTGGAGGGCAGATCCCAGGTTCCCCTTAGCCGGACTTGGATCCCGTCCCATTGCGATCCCCAGGGATCCGCTCCCTACATTGCCGCAGGATGCAGCTGGGCGGGGGGGATCCCAGACAGTGCCACCCCCAGATTTGGGGTACACCCACACCTGGGCGGCTTAGGGGGGTGGGGGGCAGGAGCCTCCTCCTCGTGGCTCCCGGCGGGATATGGGGCAGCGGGAAGCGCATGCAGCTCCGTCAGTGGGTGCCGGAtgtggggaggagctggagggcGGCGGGAGGAGTGGGTACCCCCAAACCCCGCCGTTCCTAGGGCACCCCAGCATTCCATTGCTGCAGAATGAAAGCGGCGCTTGGGGCTCCCGTTTAATGCGTTCGCCTTGATGTCCAAGGGATCACCCGCTTCCCAGCCCCCTTCCCGCGGGCTCCGTGTCCCCAGGACGGCGGTGCTGGAGAATGGCGGGTGCCTGCAGGGTGAGGCAGGCTGGCGGGTCGTGCTGGCTGATGCAATCCCACGGCGCCGGTGCGTGGAGCccgtgctgtgccatgctgtgttCTGTTGGTGTTCCCTGGCTCTGGATCCCCTGGGACTGATCCCTCCCGCTCATTAGGGTGGCGCGTTCTCAGCGTAGGTGCCCCCAGTTTGAGCTGCCCCGGGACCTgggctctgcccttcccagccctggggtcacAAAGGGGGAACATCCATGCTCTCCTCATCCAACACCCCCTGAATCTGAGGCCCCTGTCATTGTGGCCTCAGATCCCAGGGTCTGCTCAGTCCTTAGAAATCCCATCCCGCTGAGGGAGGTGTCTCATCACAAtgtggggtcccagcacagtgCGGGGGCCCATCCTAACAGGGAGGTCCCAGCATGGGAGGCTCTGAGCCTATGGAGGGAGGGATGTTATCCTGGCATGGGCGTCCCAGTGCAGCGTGAGGAGGATCTCATCATGGTGTGGGGGTCCCAGCCCACCATGAGGGTCCTAGCCCAGCACTGGGGGGGTCCAAGTGAAGTATGGAGAGCCTGTGCTGATGTGGAGGGTCCCATCCTGGTGGAGGGATTCCCATTTTGGCAGGGTGGGGTTCCCAGTCCAGCATAGGGGTCACAGCCCAATGTGGGGGATCCTAGCATGGGGTGGGGATCCCATTCCAGTACATTGTTCCCAGCCAGGCATGGGACTTTCACCCCAGTGTGGGGGACCTCATCCCCTCATGGGGGTCCCAGTGTGAAGGTCCTATCCCACTGCGGgggtcccagcccagcacggggAATCTCAGTGTAGGGTGCTCATCTTAGAGTTGGGGTGTCCCATCCCAGCATGGTTTCAGCAAGTCATGGGGTTTTCCAGCCTGGCATGGAGCTCCCAGTGCAATGTCACTCCAGGTGTTTTCCAGTGACATCCCTACTCCTTGCATCTCTGCTCCACACGATCAACCTCGGTCCTTCCAAAAACCCCAGGGATGGTGCCTGTGGGTATTCCAGGAACTGCCACcccccctgctgctcccatgggGGCTCCATATCACCTCTCTGTACCAGATAGGGGCCCCAGCCCTTCTCTCAGTCCAGGTGACAGCGCCTACCTTCCTTTCCAGGCAGGTTTCGTGCTGACAACCTGAACAAGCTGAAGAACCTGTGCAGCAAAACCATTGGGGACAAGATGAAGGTGAGGCACGAGTGCCCTGGGTCACCTTATGGTGGGACATCACCAGCTGGTGGCatctctccttctcccagccctCTAGTCTCTCCCTTGTGTCACTGAGGGATGTTTTCCCACTGGAATTTTACTCTTTAACTCTCCTGGGgttcctttttcctcttgctgCAGAAAAAGGAGCCAGTAGGGACGGATGAATCTGTACCAGAGATTGCACAGAACCTGGATGAACTCACGGCTGATGTCCTGGGGGTGAGTGAGACCCCAACTCCCTCCACTGTGCCTACAGTTTGTCCAGAGCTTTGCCTGGAATTGCCCAAATTGGTGGCCTAAAGTGCCCACCAAATGAGGGGGGATTGCCTGTTGCCCCATCTGGGATGATCCTTTATCTCTCATTCCCACACCAGCAATAACTGACTCTTCCTCAGTGTCCTTGATCTCTCCAGCATCACCCTGTGTCAGTCAAGGGCTCATCCCTGGGAATTTGAGCAGTCTCAGTCCTTCTGTGTCCTCActgtgtccctccctgcctgcttccATCCCAGTTTGGTAGTCACCCTGGTTAATGAATGCAATGCTGGCTGCcatgggagcagctcaggcctTCCAGATTCCAGCTTGTCACCCCTTTATCCTTTCAGGCTGTTCTTGAGTGTGTCCAGCCCAGGGACTCACTCCAGAATATGTGGAGGGTCCAGAATTCACCATGCTGGGCCCAGGATTCCCTGTGCTGGATGAACAGGACCCTCTTCCCAGTGGTCTTCTCTCTCCCCCACCTCATCCGGAGGTCTCTCTGCAGTGTCTCCAGGTATCCCAGATAAAGAAAATTCGGCTGCTCATTGATGAGGCCATCCTGGAATGCGACTCTGAGCGTCTGCGGCTGGAGGCTGAACGCTTTGAGAGCCTCCGGGAGATTGGGAACCTCCTCCACCCCTCTGTGCCCATTAGCAACGACGAGGTGGGACACCGGAAGGGAGGTGGGGCTGGGTCAGAGGGGCTAGGAAGCTCACAGTGGGAAGCAGGGGGCTCCCAGCAGGGGATCCCCCAAGCCTGTCTGGGTGGGCGGGTGAGGGAAATCTGCATGACAAGCCAGCATTTCCCACCCGGATCAGACAAAGAGCAGCTCAGACAACACTGGGCACACCATTGTTGGGGGAATTCATGGGAAAGTCGCTCACTGCCGTGAGGACAGGGtctccctctgctgcctccatTCATCCCACGGGAATATTTTCCCAGAGGGAGCACAACTGGGCCAGGCTTGCTGCCAAGTGGCTGCACAATAAGCTACAGGCTGGAGTTTGAGCTCCCAAAGTGGGCCCAGTGTGGTTCAGGGACTGGTGTCACAGCATTCCAGGGCACTGAGGAGGTTATAGGctcctgcttctcttttctCCGGGCTCCTGCAGGATGTGGACAACAAGGTGGAGCGGGTGTGGGGTgactgcagctgcaggaagaagTATTCTCATGTGGATCTGGTGGTGATGGTGGATGGCtatgagggggaaaagggcGCCGTGGTGGCTGGCAGCCGTGGCTACTTCCTTAAGGTGAGAGCTGTGACCCTGGAATGATTGGGTTCAGAGAGGAACCAGGAGGGACAGGGGCCTTGGGTTCTCCTCCCCTGGGATTGATGATGAGAGCCTCCAGAGGCCTCCTGGACCCTCTGAGCAAGGAGGAGTGGCCCAACAGAGTGTGTATGTGACAGGCAGTGTGACCCTTGTTCCCAGGGCCCGCTGGTGTTCCTGGAGCAGGCACTGATCCAGTATGCACTGCAGAGCCTCCGTGCCCGGGGGTACACCCCGGTGTACACCCCCTTCTTCATGCGCAAGGAGGTGATGCAGGAGgtggcccagctcagccagtTTGACGAGGAGCTTTACAAGGTAAGGGATCACTCCAGGTTTGGGACTTGGAAGCAAGCACCCCAATGGGACTGTGGAGAGGGAGGCAGCGGGgtcccctctgccctggcaAGCTTGTGGTGGTGGCAGCAATGGTAGCAGTGgttccttcccctctccttggGATCCATCTCCACGTTGTGATGGTGATGATGTGACAGGGAGATGGCTTGTCTTGGGGGTCCACCTTTGTGGGAAACACCTCCATGGGTGGCACTGCAATAACAAGGAGGTGGCTCATCTTGGGTCCATCTCCATGGGTGACACACTGGGATGGCCATGAAGGACAAGGAAATGGCTGGTCTCCCAAGTCCATCTCCATTGGTGACGTGTGGTGACAAGGATGTAGCTTATCTCTGGGGTCCATGTTTATGGGTGCCACATGATGGTGATGCGGTGACAAGGAGGTGGCTCATCTTTGGGATCCGTTTGCACAGGTGACACATGATGGCAGTGCAGTGACAAGGAGGTGACATGCTCTGGGGGCCATCTCCATGGGTGACATAGGTGATAAGGAGGTGGCTTGTGATGGTGATGACGTGACAAGGAGGTGGCTCATCTCTGGAGTCCATCTCCATGGGTGATACAGGTGACTCATCCTTGCCATCAGCCCCTTTGAATGACCAACAAACTCCCCCTGTGATGAATTCCCAAACCATCTGGCACTGGAAAACCTCCCTGCTGGTCTCtggaggtgcaggagcagctaGAAGAAGGCCAGTGGCTCATGTCCCCTGCAGGTGATTGGGAAGGGCAGTGAGCGGGCGGAGGACAGTTCCATCGATGAGAAGTACCTGATCGCCACATCAGAGCAGCCGATCGCCGCCCTGCACCGCGATGAGTGGCTGCGGCCGGAGGACCTGCCCCTCAAGTACGCGGGGCTCAGCACCTGCTTCCGCCAGGAGGTGGGATCCCATGGCCGGGACACCCGTGGCATCTTCCGCGTCCACCAGTTTGAGAAGGTGAAGGAGCGGTCCtgggaggaatttggggtgtACTGAGGGTTGCTGTGGGGTTCCAGTGGGAATTCAGCATGTTCCAGTGGAAATTCATGGTGTATCTGGTGCCACTGCAGCATACCCAGCAGGAATTCAGGGTGTACCCATTGTCACCATGGTATGCACCCTAGTAAGTTGGGGTGTATACCCCATGTCACTGTGGGGTTCCAGTGGGAATTCAGGGTGTACCTGGTATCACTGTGGGGTTCTGATGGGAACTTTGGCTATACTCAGTGTCACTGCAGGTATccagtgggaatttggggtgtaCTGGGAGTCACTGTGGGGTTCCAGTTGGAATTCAGGCTGTACCTGGTGTCACCGTGGGGTTCCCGTGGGAATTGGAGCTATACCTGGTGTCACTGGAATTCCTTCTCCTGCAGATTGAGCAGTTCGTCTACTCCTCCCCCCATGACAACAAGTCCTGGGAGATATTTGAGGAGATGATGGCCACAGCTGAGGAATTCTACCAGTCCCTCGGGATTCCCTACCACATCGTCAACATCGTCTCAGGTAGGGGCTCCTGTGCCACAGGAGGGTTGAGGGAGGCCCTGACCTGCTTCCTGCATGGCAATTTCTTGTCTCTGGCTcattgctgtccccagcctgagacagaggaagagaaggggaCCTTTTGCTTTCTGTGGAATCCTCAGCCTTGCTCTGGGTCCATGGGAACGAGTGTGAACACTGCTGTGATGGattgtccctgctgtcccttccAGAGGGACAGTTGGagtgtcccagctcctcctggaaaTGCTCACAGGAAAAAGATCTGGTTGAAAAGCTCCCTGTGGCTGAGCTTTATCCCCTTTATCCCATTGGCAGAGCGAGAACCCCACATCCCCACTGTTGAGCAGAAATCCCTCATTCCTGTGTCCAAGCAGGAATCCCAGATCCCCATAGCATAATCCTACCTTCCCATAGTCAAGTGGGAAGCCCATGTCCTTGTGGCTGAGAAAAGAGCCCTGTGTTTCCATAGCTGAGTGGGAATCTCACATCCACAAAGCTGAGAGAGGCCCCCACATTCCTGTGAGTAAGCGGAATTCCCATATCCCCATGGCACAGCAGGAACCCAGTGTCCTGTGGCTGAGCAGGAGTTCCCCGTTCTCCGTGTCTGGGCAGGTATCCCacacccccatgtccccatgacCAAACAGCTTGTGGCTTGTTGACCCTGTGGCCAAGTGGGTACCCCACATTTCCATGGCTGAGATGTAACCCCACATCACTATGGCAGAGCAGAAATCTATTTGGATCAGCACTAAGCTGCTGGAATGACTTTGGAGGCTTCACCCTACGCTCTGCCccaagaaaggaaaattcaggATGGCAGTGGGACCCCCCACTCAGCACTGTTCCGTCTCTAGGCTCCCTGAACCATGCAGCCAGCAAAAAACTGGATCTGGAGGCTTGGTTCCCTGGCTCTGGCGCCTTCCGTGAGCTTGTCTCCTGTTCCAACTGCACTGACTACCAGGCCC
Encoded proteins:
- the SARS1 gene encoding serine--tRNA ligase, cytoplasmic yields the protein MVLDLDLFRADKGGDPAMVRDMQRKRFKDPGLVDALVRADGAWRRCRFRADNLNKLKNLCSKTIGDKMKKKEPVGTDESVPEIAQNLDELTADVLGCLQVSQIKKIRLLIDEAILECDSERLRLEAERFESLREIGNLLHPSVPISNDEDVDNKVERVWGDCSCRKKYSHVDLVVMVDGYEGEKGAVVAGSRGYFLKGPLVFLEQALIQYALQSLRARGYTPVYTPFFMRKEVMQEVAQLSQFDEELYKVIGKGSERAEDSSIDEKYLIATSEQPIAALHRDEWLRPEDLPLKYAGLSTCFRQEVGSHGRDTRGIFRVHQFEKIEQFVYSSPHDNKSWEIFEEMMATAEEFYQSLGIPYHIVNIVSGSLNHAASKKLDLEAWFPGSGAFRELVSCSNCTDYQARRLRIRYGQTKKMMDKVEFVHMLNATMCATTRTICAILENHQTPEGIRIPEKLQNFMPPDLRELIPFIKPAPIEQELSKKQKKQQEGGGKKKAGGGRDQVLEEQMKNMEV
- the ELAPOR1 gene encoding endosome/lysosome-associated apoptosis and autophagy regulator 1 is translated as MAGTGARWMPLALCLAVTVSPARTGEQLHVCKESEYHYEYTACDSSGSRWRVAVPHTPGLCTGLPDPVRGTECSFSCKAGEFLEMQTQTCRPCAVGTYSLGTGVRFDEWDEVPHGFANVATNLEVDDGFGDAAENCTTSTWVPLGDYIASNTDECTATLMYAVSLKQSGTVTFEYIYPDSSIVFEFFVQNDQCQPTVEESRWMRTTEKGWEFHSVELSRGNNVLYWRTTAFSVWSKVPKPVLVRNIGITGVAFTSECFPCKPGTFAPAAGSTACQPCPADTFSGKGATACQPCDPDTYAEPGSGSCKPRPPCTDKDFFYTHTACDARGETQLMYKWAEPKICSEELPQATRLPSSGVKTRCPPCNPGFAKGNSSTCQPCPYGFYSNGSACLSCPEGTEPVLGLEYKWWNVLPPNMETTVLSGINFEYKGIAGWEVAGDYIYTAAGASDSDFMILTLVVPGFSPPSPVLEDTESREVARITFVFETLCSVGCELYFMVGVNSHTNTPVETWTGSTGKQSYTYLVEKNATMSFTWAFQRTPYHEAGRRFTSDVAKLYSINVTNVQGGVASFCRRCAPQPTGSCAPCSPGSTVDPSSGICQPCPSGTYLRGHPSDGTPTCHPCGPGTHSNQLRSLCYNNCSLALALPGRMLHFEFPSLGQGAGVGTGPSFTPKGLRYSHHFRLSLCGHQGRKMASCADNVTAGLGGPARVVTSYVCQAILVPPDVTGARAAVSSQPVSLGDHLLGVTTSSVLDGIVSPPELFPPSHPDLPDIIFFFRSNDMTQPCSGGRATTIRLRCDPLRVGTGTLAVPSKCPEGTCDGCTFHFLWVTAEGCPRCSSSHRRPIVGACIGGVQKTTYVWREPRLCHGGDALPPQVIQACRSVDFWLKVGISTGTCVAVLLAALAAYFWKKTQKLEYKYSKLVMDAAARETDATSPDSCAIMEGEDAEDELLFATEMSLFGKLKALTAKRMPDGFDSVPLKTSSSSTDREL